The following coding sequences lie in one Spinacia oleracea cultivar Varoflay chromosome 1, BTI_SOV_V1, whole genome shotgun sequence genomic window:
- the LOC130469385 gene encoding uncharacterized protein, producing MAHVGSLVGPEAARENLLRANPQWRVPGAEERNPAMMAQYYLNEAVFWSSFASECSSVEERQLRRYQEAYARDIPVLDQKAGQLMAEMVDLKLLYLQYSREARESAEQIGAEVGKLTFRVEEDAEKIASFDKERKEMAAKFASELEEKDSLLKEMTSKFEAAIKQSQEAEARLVQFVKNREIVQNQADKVPVLQLKIREKDAAIRKLEQERVDLYTADQCREQYWNGILGARRMFAKHMPHFPWNEKVPLWMRAQDHLVECQADRDEAEAERQAALAEARAQKATSEGDTTAGGSSKDAPLGDAPETPKS from the exons atggctcacgtgggatctttggtgggtcccgaagctgcacgggagaatcttcttcgggccaacccgcagtggagggtccctggagctgaggagaggaacccagctatgatggctcagtattatctgaatgag gctgttttctggtcctcgttcgcttccgagtgtagctcggttgaggagaggcagttgaggaggtatcaggaggcttatgctcgtgatatccctgtcttggaccagaaggctgggcagctcatggccgagatggtggacctcaagctactgtaccttcagtacagtcgtgaggctagggaatcggctgagcagatcggggccgaagttgggaagcTTACTTTCCGAGTCGaggaggatgctgaaaagatagcctccttcgacaaggagaggaaagaaatggctgccaagtttgcgagcgaacttgaagaaaaagacagtcttctcaaggagatgacgtctaaatttgaggcggccattaagcagagccaggaagcggaggcgaggcttGTTCAGTTTGTTAAGAATCGGGAGATTGTTCAGAACCAAGCTGACAAGGTCcccgttctccagctgaagatccgagagaaggatgctgccattcggaaactggagcaagagagagttgacctctacactgctgatcagtgtagggagcaatactggaatggcatcctgggcgctcggcggatgttcgcgaagcatatgcctcatttcccttggaatgagaaggttccgctctggatgagggcccaggatcacttggtggagtgccaggccgatcgggacgaagctgaagctgaacgccaagctgctcttgcagaggctcgggcccagaaggcgacttccgaaggtgatactactgctgggggttcttcgaaggatgctcccctgggggatgctcctgagactcccaagagttag